DNA sequence from the Acidobacteriota bacterium genome:
GCAAGCGAAGCGCCGCGAGGGCGAAACCCTGGGTTACCGTCACTCTCCGACCCACGCTGAAGGTGTGGGATAACGTTGGTTCTTGCGTAGCTATTCGGCGGGGAGGACGTGGACGAACTTGCCCCGGCGTCCGCGGTTCTGGTAGGAGACCACGCCGTCGACGGTGGCGAAGAGGGTATCGTCTTTGCCGCGTCCGACGTTTTTGCCGGGCTTGATGGGCGTACCCCGCTGGCGCACCAAAATGCTGCCGCCGGTCACGCTTTGTCCCGCGAAACGCTTGACGCCCAGGCGTTGGGCATTGCTGTCGCGTCCATTCTTAGAGCTTCCTAGTCCTTTTTTGTGCGACATACCGGTTTTCCTCTTTTAATGCGACAGGCCCTCAGTTGACCTGGATTTTCTCGATATCGACTCGGGTGTAGTCCTGGCGGTGTCCGCGCCTGTTGCGGTACATCTTTCGGCGCTTGAACTTGAAGACGATGACTTTCTTGCCGCGTCCTTGCTCGGCGATGGTGCCGCTCACTTTGCCCTTCAGGGTGGGAGCGCCCACCTGCACGCCGTCATCGCCGCCCACCATCAAGACCTCTTCAAAGTCGACCGAATCGCCGACCTCGCCGTCGAGTTTCTCGACCTTGATGGAGTCGCCCTCGCTGACCCGATACTGTTTACCGCCGGTTCGAATAATCGCGTACACTTCTATTCGCCTCCACAGAGCTATCCAAATGATGC
Encoded proteins:
- the rplU gene encoding 50S ribosomal protein L21 — protein: MYAIIRTGGKQYRVSEGDSIKVEKLDGEVGDSVDFEEVLMVGGDDGVQVGAPTLKGKVSGTIAEQGRGKKVIVFKFKRRKMYRNRRGHRQDYTRVDIEKIQVN
- the rpmA gene encoding 50S ribosomal protein L27, giving the protein MSHKKGLGSSKNGRDSNAQRLGVKRFAGQSVTGGSILVRQRGTPIKPGKNVGRGKDDTLFATVDGVVSYQNRGRRGKFVHVLPAE